In Deltaproteobacteria bacterium HGW-Deltaproteobacteria-18, a single genomic region encodes these proteins:
- a CDS encoding ABC transporter ATP-binding protein codes for MVTKRSLNSWVLEKNGRWQLLIVLLVVGTVAIRVVPLEMQKRIVNQAIGRGDMELLVLYCLLFVGSTLLSSTLKFCINLLQAYIGQHTLLRMRITLHEHILSLPLSFFRTIQPGQVINALINELASVSGYIGSAVSVPLINVCTLLAMGGYLFYLNPLLAGMSFVIYPLQIVVVPRLQKRANEANRYRVQISRAISGSIGEVITGVHEVHGHAGFALENEKFASQARHLLKANVRMNAYRYGIKFANNFFEHLGPFLLFLVGGAMTIRGHFDLGALVAFLSAYASLSDPWRELMDFYQLREDSRVRYSNVMAAFDLTPDHLLVPVGRDVHRLRGDIDLEGVAFRTPEGARIIEGVNLSIRAGEMVALVGFSGSGKSTLVKVIAQLMPYTGGRARIDGHEVHELTKLDVAENLGMVPQHPFIFSGTVRENLLYSSSASAANRVPGFMPPDLDRIIEVVQQVGLFLDILKFGSQANITPEEHPELVERVLQMRRLFRERYEVQFAEDIEFFDQRRYLNYGSILKNIVFGDFIERRARLEDALSDRHFIEFLEHSGLDRILVDFGAIVAVATVPILRYGAQTPELYAESPISRDDVDSYAQIVSEMGARGQGSLSKASHNLLLRLALKFESGRHKTVRMPEQLKDRILGARSEFRDFIKDMEDLRLRYLEPTRYLESYSIRENILFGQPKSGRSGTLERINQHLVQLLIEEGVLERIVELGLEFQVGSMGEYLSGGQRQKVALARVFLKQPAVYVLDEATAALDNASQARVQNFLRTVRGKHTVISVVHRLDTVSHYDRIVVMKAGKIVESGPYDELMAAKGVLHGLVGTV; via the coding sequence ATGGTGACCAAGCGCAGCCTGAATTCCTGGGTGCTCGAAAAAAACGGACGATGGCAGCTGCTCATCGTCCTCTTGGTCGTGGGGACCGTGGCCATCCGCGTCGTGCCGCTGGAGATGCAGAAGCGCATCGTCAACCAGGCCATCGGCCGGGGCGACATGGAACTGCTCGTCCTCTACTGCCTGCTCTTCGTGGGTTCGACGCTTTTGTCCAGCACCCTCAAGTTCTGCATCAATCTCCTGCAGGCCTACATCGGGCAGCACACCCTGCTCCGCATGCGCATCACCCTGCACGAGCACATCCTGAGTCTGCCGCTGTCCTTTTTCCGGACCATTCAGCCCGGCCAGGTCATCAACGCCCTCATCAACGAACTCGCCTCGGTCTCCGGATACATCGGCAGCGCCGTGTCCGTGCCCCTCATCAACGTCTGCACTCTTCTGGCCATGGGAGGCTACCTCTTCTACCTCAACCCGCTCCTGGCGGGGATGAGCTTCGTCATCTATCCTCTGCAGATCGTGGTGGTGCCCCGTCTGCAGAAGCGCGCCAACGAGGCCAACCGTTACCGCGTTCAGATCAGCCGGGCCATTTCCGGCAGCATCGGCGAGGTTATCACCGGCGTGCACGAGGTGCACGGCCACGCCGGCTTCGCCCTGGAGAACGAGAAATTCGCCAGCCAGGCCCGGCACCTCCTCAAGGCCAACGTGCGCATGAACGCCTACCGTTACGGCATCAAGTTCGCCAACAACTTCTTCGAGCACTTGGGGCCTTTCCTGCTTTTCCTGGTGGGCGGTGCCATGACCATCCGTGGTCACTTCGATCTCGGCGCCCTGGTGGCCTTTCTCTCGGCCTACGCGAGCCTGAGCGACCCCTGGCGCGAGCTCATGGATTTCTACCAGCTCAGGGAGGACAGCCGGGTGCGGTACTCCAACGTCATGGCCGCCTTCGACCTCACGCCCGATCACCTGCTCGTGCCCGTGGGCCGCGACGTGCACCGGCTGCGCGGCGACATCGACCTGGAAGGCGTGGCCTTCAGAACCCCCGAGGGCGCGCGCATCATCGAGGGCGTCAACCTCAGCATCCGTGCGGGCGAGATGGTGGCCCTGGTCGGCTTTTCGGGCAGCGGAAAGTCCACCCTGGTCAAGGTCATCGCCCAGCTCATGCCGTACACCGGAGGGCGAGCGCGCATCGACGGCCACGAGGTGCACGAACTGACCAAGCTCGACGTAGCCGAGAATCTGGGCATGGTGCCGCAACATCCCTTCATATTCAGCGGCACGGTCCGGGAGAACCTGCTCTATTCCAGCAGCGCCAGCGCCGCCAACCGCGTCCCAGGCTTCATGCCGCCGGACCTGGACCGCATCATAGAGGTGGTCCAGCAAGTCGGGTTGTTCCTGGACATCCTCAAGTTCGGCAGCCAGGCCAACATCACACCGGAAGAGCACCCGGAGCTCGTAGAGCGTGTGCTGCAGATGCGCCGCCTCTTCCGGGAGCGTTACGAGGTGCAGTTCGCCGAGGACATCGAGTTTTTCGACCAGAGGCGTTATCTGAACTACGGCTCCATCCTCAAGAACATCGTTTTCGGGGATTTCATCGAGCGCAGGGCCCGTCTGGAGGACGCCCTGAGCGACCGGCATTTCATCGAGTTCCTCGAACACAGCGGCCTGGACAGGATCCTGGTGGACTTCGGCGCCATCGTGGCAGTCGCGACCGTTCCCATCCTGCGTTACGGTGCGCAGACCCCCGAGCTATATGCCGAAAGCCCCATCTCCAGGGATGACGTGGACAGCTACGCCCAGATCGTGTCGGAAATGGGGGCACGGGGGCAGGGTTCCCTATCGAAAGCCTCCCATAACCTGCTGCTGCGTCTGGCCTTGAAGTTCGAGTCCGGCCGCCACAAGACCGTGCGCATGCCCGAACAGCTCAAGGACCGCATCCTGGGCGCCAGGTCGGAATTCCGCGATTTCATCAAGGACATGGAAGACCTGAGGCTGCGCTATCTGGAACCCACCCGTTACCTTGAGTCCTACAGCATCCGCGAGAACATCCTCTTCGGGCAGCCCAAGTCGGGCCGCTCCGGGACACTGGAGCGCATCAACCAGCACCTGGTACAGCTCCTCATCGAGGAGGGGGTGCTGGAGCGCATCGTGGAACTTGGACTCGAATTCCAAGTGGGCAGCATGGGCGAATACCTCTCGGGCGGGCAACGCCAGAAGGTCGCCCTGGCGCGGGTCTTTCTCAAGCAGCCGGCTGTGTACGTCCTGGACGAGGCCACGGCGGCCCTGGACAACGCGTCTCAGGCTCGGGTTCAGAATTTTCTTCGGACCGTGCGCGGAAAGCACACGGTCATCTCCGTTGTTCATCGTCTGGACACGGTTTCCCATTACGACCGGATCGTGGTCATGAAAGCCGGAAAGATCGTGGAGAGCGGTCCGTACGACGAACTCATGGCCGCCAAGGGGGTGCTTCATGGTCTCGTCGGAACAGTCTGA